A part of Terriglobus roseus genomic DNA contains:
- a CDS encoding glycoside hydrolase family 2 protein, translated as MNFLRTTAAAALALMTFASTAFAAERISLDGSGWTFKTTLDNPVPVEVPHCWTGTERWRHYIGSALYQRDFDAPSLKPGQVVRLHFDAVYDVATVWVNGKRLGTHEGGYTAFEYDVTSLLKPGKNRILVETNNTPTISSIPALATGNPSSANNNGRITVVGWLPYGGIVRPVSLLVTDAVYLRNMKVDTKPDLKTGDATITVHAWAHNGSNTDHTADVTGTVAGLAMSFPHKRIAANSDEELTWTGKLSHAHLWSVADPFLYEAHLQTAGDALDAKVGVRDIRVVGTELQLNGKTVHLYGANRVGEDPLDGLIESDATIERDMSDMLALNMRMMRIAHYPQPPALLDFADKHGMLIIPEAGNWNMSSWQMADPDIRQRFQKQQQEMIEQEWNHPSVIAWSVGNEYEAYTEEGKAWTRDMRAFSLKLDPTRLITFADRYTGDPAVKKGSDDASQYCDFVSINVYGDYAKRFDYAHQLYPDKPIFVTEFGKMGEPGLHDPKRIADITDAVNAMKARPWMVGGSLWTWADYRSFIGGTPDNGIRSWGVVDFMRQKRDSYPIVQQLFKTELP; from the coding sequence ATGAACTTCCTTCGCACCACCGCTGCTGCTGCACTTGCCTTGATGACATTTGCCAGCACGGCCTTTGCCGCGGAACGAATCTCATTGGATGGCAGCGGTTGGACTTTCAAAACGACACTGGATAATCCGGTTCCGGTAGAAGTTCCTCATTGTTGGACAGGCACGGAACGGTGGCGTCATTACATTGGCTCAGCACTTTATCAGCGCGACTTCGATGCACCATCCCTCAAGCCTGGTCAGGTTGTTCGTCTTCACTTCGATGCAGTGTATGACGTGGCAACCGTCTGGGTGAATGGCAAGCGTCTGGGAACACACGAAGGCGGTTACACAGCGTTTGAATACGATGTGACCTCACTCCTGAAGCCGGGCAAGAACCGCATTCTGGTGGAGACAAACAACACGCCCACCATCAGTTCTATTCCGGCATTGGCGACGGGCAATCCTTCATCAGCGAATAACAACGGCCGCATCACAGTTGTGGGGTGGCTTCCCTATGGCGGCATTGTGCGGCCGGTGAGCCTGCTGGTTACAGATGCAGTGTATCTCCGCAACATGAAGGTAGATACGAAACCAGATTTGAAGACAGGTGATGCCACCATCACTGTTCATGCGTGGGCTCACAACGGTAGCAACACCGATCACACAGCCGACGTTACAGGAACCGTAGCTGGGCTTGCCATGTCATTCCCTCACAAACGTATTGCCGCCAACAGCGACGAGGAACTCACCTGGACAGGCAAACTGTCGCACGCACACCTTTGGAGTGTCGCTGATCCTTTCCTCTATGAAGCGCATCTACAGACGGCCGGTGATGCGCTTGATGCAAAAGTTGGCGTGCGTGACATTCGCGTCGTTGGGACAGAACTGCAGCTCAACGGCAAAACTGTTCACTTATATGGAGCTAATCGTGTAGGTGAAGATCCACTGGATGGATTGATTGAATCGGATGCAACCATCGAACGGGATATGAGTGACATGCTCGCGTTGAACATGCGCATGATGCGCATCGCGCACTACCCGCAGCCCCCAGCGCTACTAGATTTCGCGGACAAGCACGGCATGTTGATCATTCCTGAAGCTGGCAACTGGAACATGAGTTCATGGCAGATGGCTGATCCTGATATTCGACAGCGCTTTCAAAAGCAACAGCAGGAGATGATCGAGCAGGAGTGGAATCATCCTTCCGTCATTGCGTGGAGCGTGGGCAATGAATACGAGGCGTACACAGAAGAAGGAAAGGCATGGACACGGGACATGCGAGCGTTCTCATTGAAGTTGGACCCAACGCGCCTGATCACGTTTGCGGATCGCTACACAGGCGATCCTGCAGTGAAGAAGGGTTCTGATGATGCAAGCCAGTATTGCGACTTCGTCTCGATCAACGTCTACGGTGATTATGCAAAGCGCTTTGACTACGCGCACCAGCTTTATCCCGACAAGCCAATCTTTGTAACTGAGTTTGGCAAGATGGGAGAACCGGGGTTGCACGATCCTAAACGTATTGCGGACATCACCGATGCCGTGAATGCAATGAAAGCGCGTCCGTGGATGGTTGGCGGTTCGCTGTGGACCTGGGCAGATTATCGGTCGTTCATTGGCGGCACACCGGACAACGGCATTCGCAGTTGGGGTGTGGTGGACTTCATGCGTCAGAAGCGTGATAGCTACCCGATAGTGCAGCAGTTGTTTAAGACGGAACTTCCGTAG